The Antennarius striatus isolate MH-2024 chromosome 8, ASM4005453v1, whole genome shotgun sequence nucleotide sequence TGCCAGGGTTTTTTCTCTAGACTGTTTGTCTCTGATATTCCAAAAGTTTGTCGACAGATTTTGATGTTTTGCATAATGGGTGATCTGGATAAAGATGTTCGTCTTGGATcaccttttaattttctccaacATATCAAAgtaagacattttttaaaaccttttgccaacatcattaaaataaaaattaggaaATCATGCAAAATAACAATATGCAGTCAAATATGAGTCATAATGTTTGTTCACTTTGCTCACATTGGAAGTTTGGTAGCTTATGTTTATATGTTCGTTTATATGAACGGGGTCACAATGTGTTAATGGAAACAGGTAGAGACCTGCTGCCAAATGTGTAGCTTAGATAatattgatataaaaaaaaccttaaagtcatttaaatgtatttcttgaATCTGTTCATAAGCTGTTCTGATCtagatgaataaattaattaatacaaTTAATATAATGGAATTTTTGTTGATaactcataaaaataaaaaaaagatgataaacACGTGACACATGaccttcaggttaattggtcggTCTTAATTTGGCATGAGGCAGATTAAGCTCCAGCCCCCATAATCCTAcacaggattaaaaaaatgacagaaaatgaatgaatcagtcATTGAGACACAGAAAAATGCAATTTTACATCTTTACATTTGACTTCTAAACATGTTTGATACCATTtagaagaggtttttttttaaaaagagtccTAGAAGgtatttatgtacagtattttctggactataagacacaccttcaatgaatgtcctgttttcaaactttttccatgtactgtatatgatattAACATACTATATCTTCCATGCCACCAGGTGCAGGCAGACTTTGAATGCTTCCGGAtgcaggtggaggagagagagcgTGAAACTGAGGTGGAGCTGAGAAAAGAGTTTAAGGAGAGGCTGCAGACGGCTGAGGAGGAGCTCCAGGAGGCCAAGGCCCGGATCGGTGACGCCCAGGAGGAGAGCCTGCGTTTGAGTCAAGAACTGGAGAAGGCCGGAGAACACATTCAGGAGCTGGACGCCAAATGTGAGGAGCTACAGAAAGCATTCGATGAGGAGAGACAGAGCaaagaggagcagagactgagagaggatagaatgaaaaagaaagagaaggagagggaaaaCGAGGAGCAGGAAAGTCTGGAACGAGTCAGAACCCTCTCGGAGGAGGTGAAGGCgctgaaggaggagatggagcaagccgaggaggagaagagacgaGCTGtgaaagaggaaagagagcGGTGGGAGCAGAAGGTGAACCGTCTATacgaggagaaggaggaaatgaggaggaggatggaggcgGAGTGGAGGGAGGAGCAGCAGCGatgggaagagagggaggaagaggagaagaaaggaatGCACAGCGCGCTGAGGGAAAGAGTGAAGCTCGCTGAAGCAGAGGTGGAAGGTCACCTGGAGAGGCTGGCCGAGAGCAAGAGGAACTCGCTCAAACTGAAAGAAAGGATACAGGTACACACACTCTGGATCGTCtttagcaaaaaataaaaaaagtttttaaaaaattaatatataagGGGCacaggattataaggcgcaccttcaacaaatgatctattaaaaaattatatttttttaatgaaaaagcggaaaaaaatttgcatataaggcgcattgttggtttttgagaataaaaagactttcaggtgcgccttatagtggaAAATACTGAAGAgtattttatagtttatttgGGAGTTCTTATGTATTTAATTTagtatttagtatttatttattatttaatttagtaTTAATTAAGTATTTAATTTACTTAACTTAGGAGTTCTTAAGTATTTTTCTTACTCTTCAGTATTACTGAAGAGTAATTAACTCctgactaactgactaactaggcctgtttatttatgcctttttattcctatgcctatttatgattttctatttctatattcttgatgggttatttattactctttctattaggtgttggtactactttctgtgtgctttttctatgtgctttttttgtgtgctttttctgcCCTCCTTACTCACCCTTGTGCCAAAACTCTTCCATACCTCCTTTCCAGGACTTGGAGGAGGAGTTGGAACTGGATCGAAGGCGTGTGTCTGAGGCCGAAGGAGGCGCTAAGCGGGCTGAGGAGGAGCTCGCCGTTGCCAAGGAGAGGCTGCTGCTCCAGGAGGACGAGCTGCAGAGCAGAGCAGGTGGTGCTTTGGACTTCCTCTCACCTGTCTGAAACACTCACGTCTGCAAAATTCCGCTGAGCTCACTGCGTTGCCATAATTTATCGCGACTCACCGTTGATTGAGTTTCTCATCACGCCATTTATAATGTCAATAGAAAATGCAATAAATACACATCGTCCATCTTCTGCCAGCGCACGCCGTTTCATCAAAGTGTCATCATACAGAGTCAGCAAAATGAATTTATTGCAtgagaaataatttttattcatgttgcCCTGCTGTTCATTCTGCTTCAGTTCGGCGTTATTAATTATTGTGCACCGTCGTGTTCActttggtgtgtatgtgtgtatcagAGGAGCTGCTGAACCGCAGAggctgtgaggtgtgtgtgtgtgctgaggtggaggagctgaggagccAGGTGAGCCGCCTGCAGAGCAGGAACAGAGAGCTGGAGCTGCAGAGCAGCGGTAGAAACAACGACCACGCCCGACAGATACGCCAGGTaaagaaggaggggggggggttacaagGAGTTAATGGGGGCTGAAGCAGTTCAGCACCGTGTTCTGGCTCCAATAGTAAATAAAGAAATCCTAGAAGAAAGTAGAACTAAAATTGACTCAGAGCTTCATATCTTGACATTAACTGGccaaatacaatattttaagGGAGTACAGtatttctgcactataaggcgcaccttcaatgaatgacctattgtAAAAAGGTTTTCATATATGAGGCGCACggaattataaggcgcactgttggttttaataaaattaaaggcttttaggtgcgccttatagtgcggaaaatactgtatatgttatcAAAAATGTTATCGAGTTCCCTCTTAATGTAGTTCTCTACGTGCGATCTCCATTGACTGTGATTTTGGATCTGACATCTTACCAGCATCTGCTGACATCTCTGGTGTCCTGTCGTGTGTCGTTAGCATGCCGAGGCCCTGTCCACGCTGCGCTCAGAGATGGTGAGAGCCCAGACGGAGGAGCTACGTCGCATCCAGAAACACGCCGATGACGAGAGGGACAAACTGCAGAAAGAGGTTCAAAAGGAGACAGAAAACCTGCAGAggcaaagagaaaaagagaaggatCAGCTGGAGAAGGACAGAAAGCGACtgtgcagagagaaagaggaggagaaggaagccATGCGCAAAGAAATCGAGGAGATGAAACAACGCGTGaggggagaaaaagaggaagaggtggacCGGATGAGGAAGGAACTGGAAGTGGAGAGGGTTCGTGTCCACGCCCAGCTGGACAAGAGCATCGAACAGGTGGAGGCAGAGAGAGCCAATGTGCAGCAGAAGttggaagaggagaagaagagactGGTGGAGAAGGCCGAGGACGATCGGAAACGGTTGAAGGAGCAGGTGCGGAAGGCGAtagaggaggtgatgaggaggcaTGCAGCTGAACTCCACAGCGTCCAAGAAGCTCTGAGTTCTGAGAAGAAGACCAACCAAGAGGTCAGCATCACCGGGGGAGGAGGGTGTCATCTATCACCACTAATAATGACTAGATAACAGGGGAAGTTACAGTTTTTCAATATGTTTTGGgaatatttcttcattttcttgaagtGGCGTGGCAGAATGAGGACAGGACAGGCCCCTTAGTGTCAGAGGAAGTCACTTATACCTGGAGTTTAAAAATAACTCGCTCAGCAGCTGGGGCCTCAGGCTGCTTGGGGATTTATTATCTAAGTTTCAgtttcaggtttggattgagtTATTTGGAGGAAAGTACTAACCAATGTGAGGACTCAGTttccatcccccccccccatcacacaaCTGCAACAGTGATCCTTACTGTACTGTCAGTGAGGCGCTGGAGATATCTCATGCTATTACAAAAATCAAGAATTTCTCGTGTTAAATCCACTTTTTCTTCCATGCATCTGATGAAGATTATTCTTATTTCCGTGTGattacgtcccgcttcaaagcggtgatgggTTGTGACTGTCAGTGTTCGTGCGTTCCTACGTTCCTTTGTCCACCaagtatcttcacaaccgttgcagatagaaagatgaaacgaaaagatgactcaggcagcacaggggatgagaatgagatgatgaccttgaccttgtgaaaactaggtcaaggtcaaatttcaactttcaggaactggataagataaaaagatgagggagaaggccagtgtgagtaagaccatagatcaaagctacttaTGATCTActtatgcactagctttgatctatgccCTTGTCAGggactactttcagggtaccctgacctacccttcacGTCTCTTGACTGTCTTGGTTCTTGTTAGTACTTGCGTTGGTCGCTGCTGTCTTGCCTTGACAGTTGTTCAACAGTTGTTCCCAACATTTTTGTCCCGTTCCCCCTTAAAATAAACCCATACTGGTGGGACCCCAGTATCAACATAAGTCGTAGctttttttacccttttttgTTCCAGGGCTCAGTGGGCTAAAGAGGTGAAAGTACAGTAAAATAGCAAAGATCACCCATTTTATGTAATATAAAggttttctgtcttctttcttctcaaTCAGCTTCTACCCACTTGCCCCCTGGTTGATAACCTCTGGTCTAAAAGAAcatgtttaataaatgtttcaaaaaaGAGTAAATGCAGTTTTATAAGAGATTTTATCACATAATTGCCTGCCCTTTGAGCCTTTGGATAATGCACAATTTGAAACTAATTATTAATTAGGCTTACGAGTGATGAATTGATAGTAAAATTGGGTTAAATGATACAAGAAGATGAGTCCTTAATGACTTTTTCTTGAAAGGTGTGTGCACAtttggaggaggagaggagaagcgGTGCAGAGCTACGCAGCAGCctggagaaggaaagagaggagcTGAGAACAAAACTCAAAGATGCTACTGATGAGGTCAGAGGTCTAATAATACCGTCTCATATGTACAGTTTAAATGGATTAGTGTTAAAGCCTggattatcaatcaatcaagttttattcctatagcacttaatcatagCAACAGACGtatcaaagcgctttaacagacagacaaacccaacagaaccctccagagcagaAGCGACAGCAGCGGGgtaaaactccctcattgaggaagaaactccgggcaggacccagactctgtttggcggccatccgccttgaccggttgtgTGGTCAAGGtggtttttgggccgagcacaatctctttgatacacacATTAAACCTGATTgatttcatcaggtttaatccagaGACACGATTGCGTATCATCAGTATAACAATGGAGGTTGATGAAGTGTTTCCTCATTAAAtcacccagaggaagcatgtataagataaacaataccggaccaagaaccgagccttgaggaacttgattaacctgactggaaattctcaaataaactgttggatttaaggaaatcacataactgattagctgCTATTTTTTAGCCACTATTAGATTATATGAAGTAAAATGTCTTTGGTAACGTTAGATCTGTAGGTTGGAGGCCGTCATCCAGAGGCAAGACAAGAAAGACAAGGTGACCCCTGAAGCTGCGTCCTCATGTAGACCAAAGTGCGcccgtctggaggaggagctccacCAGACCCGGGGTCGGCTGGTTCGGAcgcaggaggagaaagagaggcagCGGGAGAGGCAGCAGAGAGAGATCGTGTCCCTGAGAGCTGACAAACACCGACTGGAGGAGAAAGTCCTGGAGCAAAGCCGCCTGAACACGGAGAGGAATCTCCTAGATCAGGGGCAGCGGCACAATGAGGACCGAATCAGGTATCAGGATGATCTTTAAGCTACTGTTCGTTTAGTTTGAATGTATGCATTAATGAGCTGTGGAAGAAAACATCCCAGAATGAgatgcaataataaaaaaaacaatgtatgGTGATTTAAATGATACCTTAGGCAAAGACCTTCCAGTTAATGTGACGTGATGTTATTAGTGTTGAATAAAGTAACAGTAATATGTTTGTATTACAATAATATCCCTCAGCATGACATTCATTTCCATGTTATTTCCATTGCAAAGGCACAAATACAAAAGTTATGTTTGTGGTTTTACAGGTTTGTATCCCAGAAATACAATCAGGGAATTTTTAATCTCTTAACACGGGCATTTTATGAGAGACGGCTATAAAAAGGAGTGTGAAATAATCTGATTTTACCCAATCTACCAAACctaaatgtataataataataatcttttaaTAAGCACAAAGCGACAGCACAAAAACCAACCCCATAATGAATGGATTTCAGTCATTTTGCATGTGGGTTAACTCCATTCTGATCCGTGTCTTCAGAGCGGAGTGTGAGGATCGTCTCAGAGCCGAGTTCAGGATAGAGATGAACGCCGCCGTCGCCGAGAGCGAACAGAGATGGCAGAACAGAGAACAGGAGCTGCAAACACAGATAtctgagctgcaggaggagcagTCACAGGTGAACGTCCTCCACAAAACCACCTGCAACCACCTGTGGTCACCGGATCATCATTATATTATAAGATGTTTACATTATAATGGAGTGTAATGTTGTCAAGGTGGTCATTGATTGAAAGAGTTTGGTGATGTTTCTTAACCCTGAGTCTCACTacagactaaaaaaaataaaaaatctagaTGTTTCCCTCCTCGGTTGCATCCCAATCGCATTCGGCACTACATTTCTGGAGTGCTCTTTTAATTACTTCCATAAGTTTGCTTAAAGTGCCCAATTGTATGCTgggtatttattaatttaaagaaaGCTGCTCAAGGCTGCAAAAACACCATCCTCATGTAATTCAGCAGTTGTTGTTGCAAAAAATCATTATCTGACAGGGTTGCTTTTACGGAACACAAAAACCTTTTGAAATCATTTCCTCCCTGATTGTTTAACTGATGCAGGTGGAGAAAAAGAAGGCGGGCTCAGGAGACGATAGCCACGGCAACCCTGAGATTGACAGGTTGAGGAAAGAGGTGCAAGACACCAAGGAGATCAACAGGAAACTGAGGGAGCTGCTGCAGGTATTTGAATCATCCTTGTGCTTCTTTGTTTTCCAAGTGACAATAATCAAAAAAATCAGCAGGGATGAAGGTAGAACTGTGAAAAATTCATTGATTTTTACCTATAAATTCAGTGAATTCAGGCTTGTGCAGCGCTCATAAAAGAACAaactgtgtgttaatgtgttggAGGAGCCCCAAAGCCAGTCTTCAGTCGTGGAGAGACACAATCACACCATGGCTCTGCAAGCGTTAGAGAGACAGGCCAAAGAAGACGTGCTGTCGGAGAGGAACAGACTACAGACAATGCACCACCTGGAGCTAGGTATCACGCGCAcgtgcaccaacacacacacacacacacacacacgtgagaaTTAGCATAAGCACATACGGACAAGCAACACATCCCtatgtggcacacacacacacacacacacacacacacacacacacacacacacacacacacacacacacacacactgcggcGCGGACAAAATGAACATGCAGCCGAATACACATCAAGATCATAAATTCAACAGTGAAGTTGCTATTGCCATGGATACAGTTAACCATGGCAACCACGGAAGGGTACCTGTAGCAGTGGGCCGAAcagattttgttttctctgtgtgcttgtgtgtgtgtgcgtctgtgtgtgtgtgtgcgtgtgtgtgtgtgtgtgtgtgtgtgtgtgtgtgtgtgtgtgtgtgtgtgtgtgtgtatcagataAGCAGAGGGCAGAGTTGACCCAGCAACACAC carries:
- the fam184b gene encoding protein FAM184B, which codes for MASGAGKAAAPLGPDSTVNGTAADFATIQQELYDYDMHSKMCKKIAQLTKVIYSLNMKNEEQEVALQALSHAHHEELHRILMETCHEGEGSALRTRLLELQESLDEQHRVGAQVQADFECFRMQVEERERETEVELRKEFKERLQTAEEELQEAKARIGDAQEESLRLSQELEKAGEHIQELDAKCEELQKAFDEERQSKEEQRLREDRMKKKEKERENEEQESLERVRTLSEEVKALKEEMEQAEEEKRRAVKEERERWEQKVNRLYEEKEEMRRRMEAEWREEQQRWEEREEEEKKGMHSALRERVKLAEAEVEGHLERLAESKRNSLKLKERIQDLEEELELDRRRVSEAEGGAKRAEEELAVAKERLLLQEDELQSRAEELLNRRGCEVCVCAEVEELRSQVSRLQSRNRELELQSSGRNNDHARQIRQHAEALSTLRSEMVRAQTEELRRIQKHADDERDKLQKEVQKETENLQRQREKEKDQLEKDRKRLCREKEEEKEAMRKEIEEMKQRVRGEKEEEVDRMRKELEVERVRVHAQLDKSIEQVEAERANVQQKLEEEKKRLVEKAEDDRKRLKEQVRKAIEEVMRRHAAELHSVQEALSSEKKTNQEVCAHLEEERRSGAELRSSLEKEREELRTKLKDATDEICRLEAVIQRQDKKDKVTPEAASSCRPKCARLEEELHQTRGRLVRTQEEKERQRERQQREIVSLRADKHRLEEKVLEQSRLNTERNLLDQGQRHNEDRIRAECEDRLRAEFRIEMNAAVAESEQRWQNREQELQTQISELQEEQSQVEKKKAGSGDDSHGNPEIDRLRKEVQDTKEINRKLRELLQEPQSQSSVVERHNHTMALQALERQAKEDVLSERNRLQTMHHLELDKQRAELTQQHTEWSRQMTQRHMQQIEDLQAQLQAHTQMMALQQDLKQQNQCQVFERQLDESRCAMMELQRENAALKKQLKEWSVEKTPETKEKEEEEEEENVDLLKKRDTQLEEEAQRLKEEVEKLRVEMEKLEESQKQWEERKEEDGKEDEVDENKRMEREEEKRREEVEEIRREHKKELQSLASEYSSAQTHLQARIVALENELREREERCRRREPRCDDQQLGRLQERLSERDQLIKRLVEERHQLQLHPPVTEDNSTLRPPDRKTRPRSVTPTMRRKQMESPPLVTSIPSASTFDRSIFQPHSSSSSSSSSVHQHSSSTLPHQSSSHPHASSHYSTSSLPHKHTSLSLSQQSSPSVPRSSRTRTSCIPPTPAPTAPLPVCPSLQSGIRYVLPSCHEHAHLQTQSIRGPYLEQRGTEGLKQEWFTKYFSF